From Microbacterium rhizosphaerae:
CCGAACAGGACGGCCGACTGCCACAGCGCCTGGCTGCTTCCGACGGCCGGTTCGAGCGTCGCCAGCATAGGCGCCCGATAGATCATCTCCTCGCTGAAGGCGTTGAGCGCTGCGTACATGATGATCGACGGGATCATCGGAACGAGGGCGGCGAACTCGGTTGCTGTGGGTCGGACCGCGAGATACTGCGCGACGCCGAGCGCACCCGCGATCCCGAACCCCCAGATCAGTCCGAAACGGCGCCAGGAGTCCGCATGCGGGAAGCCGAGCAGCGGAACCGGACGGATGGGGGCGGTGATGTTGCCGAGACGCAGGAAGAGGTCCCGCGATCGCAGTCCCGTGAGCAGCAGCGAGACGATCATCACGAGCGCGACAAGGAGCTTCGCGGTCTGCTCCGCCTGCATGCGGCCGTCGAAGGAAGTGGCACCGAGCAGCGACTGCAACGGCGCGATCGTCAGATCCACGAGCGGCAGGACATCGATGAGGATGAGCAGCAGGCACATCGTCAGGCCGAATCGCCAGAGCGGCCGCAATCGGCGAGAGAGGATCGTCGCGACGAGGAGGGCGGACGGGACGGCGATCTGCGCGATGGTCAGCCATGCCGGTACCCGCCCGACGAACTCCGTCCACAGGATGGCCGGGACGGTGCCGGCCAGCAGAGTCGTCGCCCACGATGCCCACACCGCCCAGGTTGCAGGCGCCGGTCGGGGCTTCCACGCCTCCGCTGCTCCGGCTCGTGAGCGTAGGACCCCGAGGTCGCGCCTGTCACTCATCTTCGGCCGCTCCTCGTGATCGCCCGGCGGGGCGAGTAAGGCGTCACGCCGATGTTCCACGGCCGTACTCGCACCGCTGCCCGGATGGTGCGAGCACCAGCTTCCGGCAGGCGCGGTCCGCAGCAGAAGGTCGAAGGTCCCGCCGGCCGACGCCCCAGCCACGCCATCGCCCGTCATGGACGAGCTCTGCGCGTAGCGATCGTCAGCGGCGATATCCCCACGAACCGCGATTGTCAACGGTTCGGCTCGTGTGGCGGGTTGCGGGTACGGTCGTCCGTATGAGCAAGCGCCAGGAGCCCGGCCGGAGCATGTCGAAGGGACCGATCCGCGTCACCCGCCGTGAGGCATCGGCATCGGCTGCCGTCGTCTCGGTCGCCTGGACGTACGACAACGAACGCGGTCGGACCGTGTGGCTGCGCCCCGCGAGCGGGATCGAGATCGCCGGTCGTCCCCATCCGTCGCTTCGGTGACCTCGGCCGTCATCTGTTCGCCGGTCCGTGATCGCCCGGGATACCATCATCCACTCGGTCGCGGGGCCCCGGATGCCAGCGCTCGGTGCTGGCCCGCCGGAATCAGCGCGGGCTCGATGACGACGTGCCGATGGATGTGACCGACGCCCTCGTCGATCTCGCTCAACAAGAGTCTGACGGCGTGCTCGCCCACGACCTCGCCCATCTGGTCGACGGTGGTGAGGGGGACTCGGCTGTTCCATGCCGCCCGATTGTCGTCGTAGCCCGTGATCGCGATCTCGGCGGGGACGCCGACGCCTTCGGTCTCCAGAGCTTGCACCAGCCCCATCGCCAACAGGTCCGCCGCGCCGACGATCCCGTCGGGACGGGCCTCTGGCGGCCGCGCGGCGATGGCGACGCCGAGCCGGCGGCCGTCCTCCACCTCGACGTCCGCTGAGGGCAGGATCTCGAGGGTCGAAGCGCCGTTCGCCTCCCGCACCGCGCGCACGACTCCCCGCAGCCGGTCGTGCACCACAGGCGCGATGCCCTCGCCCCCGGCGAATGCGAGGCGTCGCCGCCCGCGTTCGAGCAGGTGTCGGGCAGCGAGGTAGCCGCCACGTTCGTTGTCGGTGGTGACGTTGCAGAAGTCGCCGCCGGCATCGTGATTGACCACCACGACGCATCGCCCGGGCGCGCGGAACTGCCGAAGGTCGTCCAGCGTGCCCCGCACGGGGGCCACGAGCATCCCCGAGACGTGCTCGGTACCGAGCAGCCGCAGATAGCCGCGCTGGGTGACTGCGGTGTTGTCCGAGTTGGCCAGGAGGAGCCGTGTCCCGACCGCTTCGCCATACGTCTGCGCCCCTCGCGCGATATCCAGGAAGAAGGAGTTCTCCAGATCCTCGACGACGAACCCCACCGTCGCGGTCAGTCCCGTCACGAGGGTTCGGGCGGCGCGGTTGGGCACGAAGCCCGGCGCGAGGATCGCTCGCTCTACCCGTTCGCGCGTCTGCAACGCGACCAGGGCAGGCCTGTTCAGCACGTTCGACACGGTGCCCGTCGACACCCGTGCCATCGTCGCCACATCCAAGACGGTGGGGCGACCCCCTCCGCTGCGCTGGGCAGTCGCTCGCATCCTCGTCTCCCGTATGCGTCGGCGTTCGTGAAGTCCGAAGAGCTCCCGCGAGCCGGATGATCCGCAGATCACCCGGTTCGCGGGAGCCCGGATGTCCCGCTTGGGCCACCACGGCCCTGCCGGTCGTCCTAGCTCTGCGGTGCGCCCGCCGCGTTGAGGAAGAGCACGAGCTGCTGCGCGCTGCTCACGATTCGACCGGCCTCGGGTGAGGAGACGATCCCCGCTTGGCCGAACCCGGCGACCTGGGTGATGAAGTCTCCCAGTACGACCGCCGCTTCGGACGGCTGGTCGCTCGCCTGCAGCTTCTTCACGTGATCGAGCTTCACGGTCAACGCGGTGGCGCGTCCCTGGTTCAGCCCCAGCCCGGCCACCGTGGAGCGGAGGTCGGCCAACTCGGACGCGAAGCCCGAGAAGTACCAGCCGTCGCCCCCGCCGACACCCGTCTTGCCGCCGGTGATCGTGTTGTAGCCGCCCCAGTAGTAGTCGTACGGGTTCTGCGTCTGCCCGTCCGACACCTTCAGCGAATACGGGTCGGTGTTCAGGCGTGCCGACTCTTCGGCGGTCAGCGTCTTCGTGCCGTAGAGCAGATCGCTGAGGTAGTGGCCCTCCGGCGTCGCGCTCGCCGCACCGTGCGGGTCGCCCGACGACACGTAGTTGCCGCTGTTGAACTTCACGAAGTCGGATCCGTTGACGCCCATGTTGTCGTAGACGCTCTTGGCGATCTCGAGGCTCATGTTGTCGGTGACGGCGCCGTCGTTGTAGTCGTTCAGGTTCGTGTCGATGATGATCGCTCGATCCGGAGCGAGGGTGGCCACCAGATCCGCCTGGTCGAACGGGAGCCGGCTGTAGTCGCCGTACCCGTACGAGCCGTCCTGGTGGTCGTACTCGTGGCCATAGGGAAGGAAGTGACGGAACAGCTCCGTCTCACGGACGCGGTTGTGCCGGTAGCTGTTGCCCGGACCCTCCGTACCGTGGGAGACGATGTTCTGCGCGCCCGGGTTGTCGTACGCGGTTCCGCTGAAATCGAACTCCTGCCCTTGGGCGTTGTACCGCCAGTTGGCCGGACCTGTCGCGCCCGCACCCCCCGCGACCACGGCCTTCACCCGGTCGTCGAAGACCGCGGCGACGAACGCCTCCTTCCCGTTGATCGAGAAGCCTTTCGTCACGGCGGTGGCCGGGTCGATCTTGGCTGCGAGCGCCGCGTTGGCGGCGACGGCTGCCTGCAGCGCATCGAGATAGACCGAGACCGCCGTCGCGTTCGCGATCAGGATGCTCGAGTCCGCCGACGTGCTGTTCCGCTGGTACGGGAAGAGCGTGTAGAACGTGCCCACCCGGTTCGGGTTGCCCCAGGCGCCCGCGTCGGTGCGATTGTCGCCGCCCCAGTTCGGGAAGGTGACGTTCGCGATGCCGTTCGCCGTGAAGTTCGTGCTGAAGCCCACCGCCGCCTCTCCTCCGCCGGGGACCGACGCCGGAAGCGTGATCGGGATGGAGATGTTGACCGGGACGCCACCGGCGAAGTTGGCGTTCGTGGGTACGACCTGCGCCGTCACGACGGGATTGCCGGTGCCGTTGTACGCGTTGCCCGTCACGTTGATCGTGTAGTCCACGCCGAGCTGCGGCTTGTACCCGTACTCGTAGAACTGCGCGAGGTCGAGGATCTCCTTCTTGCGCTTCTGCCATTGCGCCGCGTTCGTCACCTGACCGTTCGTGCCCTTGGTGGGGTCGAAGAACGTGTAGGCGCTCGGCAGCGTCTGCAGCTGCGGCAGATCGTGCGGATCCGGATACTTCGTGTCCGCCCAGCGCAGCCCGTCGAAGGCATCCGTCACCGCCGTGACTGCGGCCTCCTTGTCCGCACGGGATGCCGTCGCGGAGTCCTTGATCGCGAGGTACGCATTCTTCGCGCTGACGAACGCGTTCTTGGATGCGGGCGTCCACACCGCGCTGCCGTCACCGTTCGCGCCCGGCTGGGTGCCGTTGCCCGAACCGCCCGGGTTGCTCTTGGAATTCCAGAACCGGATGTCCTCGTCCGCGCTCCACCCGCTGTAGGCGAACGGGGTCTTCTTGTCCCAGCCGTCGAGGGTGACGACGCCCCAGTCGCGGTTCGGCGTCCGCTGGGCGTCCGGCAGGTTGGAGCCGTCCTCCAGGCCCGTGTAGTACTGGCTCTTGCTCCAGTAGGTGAAGGAGTTGCCCTGGTCGTAGGCCCCCACCTCGAGGCCCACCTTCGTGCCGTCCGTCAGCTGACGGTTCGGCTCATCTCCCCAGCCTTCGATCTGCAGCGCGAACTCGTAGGTGTAGTTGACGCCGTCGCCCGGGGTGTACCCCGACGACTTGAACGCCTTCAGCCGCGTCGAGTAGTCCTGATTGGTGGGATTGAAGAACGACCCCAGCGAGGGAATCGTCGGGTTGTTGTACGACGTCACCGAGGTGAGGTTCGGGTTCGCGCTCAGGAAGAACGTGCCCTGGGTGTCGGTCTCGAGTCCCCACTGGTCGTTGTAGACGTCCATCGACACGTAGATGCCGTCCGTGTTCGCGGCATAGCTCGGGGTGTTCCAGTTCGGCGTAGCACTGTCGGACTCCGTGCTGTCGCCGCTCACCTGCACGAGCCCGTAGAGCACGGGGCCGTCCCACATGAGACGCACGGTGCCCGTGGTCGTGGCGCTGGGGTCGTCGCCGGTCATTCCGGCGTTGAACTTGTGCTCGATCGGATAGCTCTGCGCGTCGTTCCACGAGGCGTCCTTCACGCCGTCGACCGTGGGCGCCTGCGTCGCGAACGCCGCGTCGGCCTGCGCGCGATCGGCCACGACCTTGTAGCTCTGGTTGTTGCCGCCGTCGGGCGAGAAGCGCTCGAGCACATCCGTGTTCGTCACGTAGTTCTTGTCGCCCGGCTGGTCGTAACCGTATTGTCCGGGCGTGTCCGCGGCGTTGGCCGGGGTGACGATTCCGAACAGCAGCACGGCGGGCGCGATGATCGCTAGCGATCGTGAGATCGTCTTCACGCTTAGTCCTTCACTGTCGATGTCCTCGGACCGTGCCACGCCCCCGATCGGACCGGGGTTTCGTTCGTCCGCGCTTCATGAGCGCACTGAAGCGTCGGCGCGCGCCGGACTCGTGCTCCGTCGCCATCGTCGTGCGTGCCTGCCGGGGCGACCTTCTCGGTCCCGCCCCGCGGGGTCCAGCGGTGGGATTGAATGAGTGTGAAACCGCTTTCTCGCAAAGTAGCACCGCGCGCCGGAAAGTGTCAACGGCTGATCGTGCGCCATGCGCCATTGTGCTGAACTAGCACGAGAAACCGCTTTCTTGCTACGGTAGGCAGGCCTCGGCGTCGCCCGGCATTGCAGCCGCGTCGTCGATCAGATGCCGAGAGGAGAGGACGGATCGTGTCGCAGTGCGATGAGCCCGTGCACCAGCGTCAATGGATGCTGCACATCCGCCCCTTCACTGAGAGCCCCGCGTACTCGAACATCTTCCGCACGACGATGATGCAGTCGGCGACGCCGGACGAGATGCGCGGGCGCCTGCAGGGCATCTTCACGCTCGTGCTCGCCGCGGGACCGCGTCTGGGCGATGTGCTCGCGGGCTTCACCGCGGCCCTCATCGCCCTGTGGTTCCCCCCGATCGCCGGTGGGATCCTCATCCTTGTCGTCGTGGGGGCGCTGTATGCGACTCGCCGCCGATTCCGCCACTACGACGCACTGGAGCCCGTCCCGTGATCATCGCATCCGACCGACCCCAGAAGATCGCGCGCCTCGTCGCTCTCATGGACGAGCGCTGCGCGCCCGCCGTCTCGCTGACGACGGCGGAGTCCTTGTCTTGGCTCTTCGACGGTGCGCGTGTCACGGTCCCTTACGGCGGCGCCCCCGTCTGCTCGGCGATCGTCGACAGCGACGGCAGCTGCCTGGTGACCGCATACGCGAACGAGGCCGAGCGGCTTCTCGCCGAGGAGCTCGGTCCCGGCGTCGAGGTGCGCGCCGTCCCGTGGCATCGCCCGCTGCCTGCTCCGGGGCGCGGGGTCCTTCGCGAGGACGAACATCTCGCGACGATGCGACGGCTCCGGGCATCGCTCCTGCCGGGTGAGCGGGCGCGATATGCGAGCCTCGGCCGTGATGTCGCGCGGTCGGTGAGCGCCCAGCTGCGCGAGGTCTCGCCCCATGAGAGCGAGCACGATCTCGCCGCGCGCCTGCTCCACGCGATCGCCGCCGCGGGCGCCGAGCCCGTGGTCGTCCTCGCAGCGGGCGAAGCCCGAGGCGAGGTGCCGCATCCGCTCCCCACCGCAGCCGCTCTGGGGCGGCGGGCGATGGCGGTCGTCGGCGCACGACGCCAGGGGCTCGTCGCGAATCTGACGCGATGGGTCTCGTTCGACGGTCCCCCGAGCGCCGACGTCGAGGCACGGCTGCGCGAGGTCGAAGCGGACGCGTTCGCGGCGACCCGACCCGGGCGGCCGCTCGGCGAGGTGCTCGCCGACATCGCGGCCGCATACGAACAGCACGGCTTCGGCGCGGATGCGTGGCAGGCCCACCACCAGGGCGGCCCGACCGGCTACCTGGGGCGCGATCCGAAGGCGACCCCGGGCGCAACCGACCGCGTGCAGTCCGGTCAGGCCTTCGCCTGGAACCCGTGGGTGCCGGGGGCCAAGCTCGAGGACACGGTGATCGTCGATCGATCCGGCATCGAGGTGCTCACGTCGGACCCGGAGTGGCCTGCCGCCGAGGTGCACGGCATCCCGCGCCCGCTGACCCTTCTCAGAGCCTGAACGAATTCCTGTCGAGAGAGGACGAACATGACAGACCTTCCCTGGCTGCGAGTCTCCGGAGCCCACATCGTCGACGAGAGCGACCGGACGGTCCGCCTCACGGGCGTCGGTCTCGGCGGCTGGATGAACATGGAGAACTTCATCACCGGCTACCCCGGCAATGAGGAGAACATCCGGCGTGTGCTGCGCGACCGGATGGGCGACGACGCGTACGAGGCGTTCTTCGACGAGTTCTACACCGCCTTCTTCGACGATGCGGATGCCGCGTTCGTGGCTTCGCTCGGGATGAATTCGGTACGGATCCCGGTCAACTACCGCCACTTCGAGGACGACGCCCGCCCGTTCGAGTTGAAGGAGGAGGGGTTCGCCCGCCTCGATCGCGTGATCACCGCGCTCGCACGCCACGGCGTGTACTCGATCATCGATCTGCACGCCCTCCCGGGCCGGCAGAACCAGCACTGGCACAGTGACAATCCGACGCACATCGCCCAGTTCTGGGACCACCCGCACTTCCAGGACCGCGTCGTCCACCTCTGGGAGGCGCTCGCGGACCGTTACAAGGATCGCCCGGAGGTGGCCGGGTACAACCCCATCAACGAACCCGCGGACCCCACCGGCGAGGTGCTTCCGGTGTTCTACGACCGGCTCGAGAAGGTG
This genomic window contains:
- a CDS encoding CPBP family intramembrane glutamic endopeptidase; this translates as MSDRRDLGVLRSRAGAAEAWKPRPAPATWAVWASWATTLLAGTVPAILWTEFVGRVPAWLTIAQIAVPSALLVATILSRRLRPLWRFGLTMCLLLILIDVLPLVDLTIAPLQSLLGATSFDGRMQAEQTAKLLVALVMIVSLLLTGLRSRDLFLRLGNITAPIRPVPLLGFPHADSWRRFGLIWGFGIAGALGVAQYLAVRPTATEFAALVPMIPSIIMYAALNAFSEEMIYRAPMLATLEPAVGSSQALWQSAVLFGAAHYFGTPGGPLGVMLSIFMGWMLGKAMLETRGLFWAWWIHFLSDVVIFVFIALALVA
- a CDS encoding LacI family DNA-binding transcriptional regulator, encoding MRATAQRSGGGRPTVLDVATMARVSTGTVSNVLNRPALVALQTRERVERAILAPGFVPNRAARTLVTGLTATVGFVVEDLENSFFLDIARGAQTYGEAVGTRLLLANSDNTAVTQRGYLRLLGTEHVSGMLVAPVRGTLDDLRQFRAPGRCVVVVNHDAGGDFCNVTTDNERGGYLAARHLLERGRRRLAFAGGEGIAPVVHDRLRGVVRAVREANGASTLEILPSADVEVEDGRRLGVAIAARPPEARPDGIVGAADLLAMGLVQALETEGVGVPAEIAITGYDDNRAAWNSRVPLTTVDQMGEVVGEHAVRLLLSEIDEGVGHIHRHVVIEPALIPAGQHRALASGAPRPSG
- a CDS encoding sugar-binding protein, encoding MKTISRSLAIIAPAVLLFGIVTPANAADTPGQYGYDQPGDKNYVTNTDVLERFSPDGGNNQSYKVVADRAQADAAFATQAPTVDGVKDASWNDAQSYPIEHKFNAGMTGDDPSATTTGTVRLMWDGPVLYGLVQVSGDSTESDSATPNWNTPSYAANTDGIYVSMDVYNDQWGLETDTQGTFFLSANPNLTSVTSYNNPTIPSLGSFFNPTNQDYSTRLKAFKSSGYTPGDGVNYTYEFALQIEGWGDEPNRQLTDGTKVGLEVGAYDQGNSFTYWSKSQYYTGLEDGSNLPDAQRTPNRDWGVVTLDGWDKKTPFAYSGWSADEDIRFWNSKSNPGGSGNGTQPGANGDGSAVWTPASKNAFVSAKNAYLAIKDSATASRADKEAAVTAVTDAFDGLRWADTKYPDPHDLPQLQTLPSAYTFFDPTKGTNGQVTNAAQWQKRKKEILDLAQFYEYGYKPQLGVDYTINVTGNAYNGTGNPVVTAQVVPTNANFAGGVPVNISIPITLPASVPGGGEAAVGFSTNFTANGIANVTFPNWGGDNRTDAGAWGNPNRVGTFYTLFPYQRNSTSADSSILIANATAVSVYLDALQAAVAANAALAAKIDPATAVTKGFSINGKEAFVAAVFDDRVKAVVAGGAGATGPANWRYNAQGQEFDFSGTAYDNPGAQNIVSHGTEGPGNSYRHNRVRETELFRHFLPYGHEYDHQDGSYGYGDYSRLPFDQADLVATLAPDRAIIIDTNLNDYNDGAVTDNMSLEIAKSVYDNMGVNGSDFVKFNSGNYVSSGDPHGAASATPEGHYLSDLLYGTKTLTAEESARLNTDPYSLKVSDGQTQNPYDYYWGGYNTITGGKTGVGGGDGWYFSGFASELADLRSTVAGLGLNQGRATALTVKLDHVKKLQASDQPSEAAVVLGDFITQVAGFGQAGIVSSPEAGRIVSSAQQLVLFLNAAGAPQS
- a CDS encoding M24 family metallopeptidase, with protein sequence MIIASDRPQKIARLVALMDERCAPAVSLTTAESLSWLFDGARVTVPYGGAPVCSAIVDSDGSCLVTAYANEAERLLAEELGPGVEVRAVPWHRPLPAPGRGVLREDEHLATMRRLRASLLPGERARYASLGRDVARSVSAQLREVSPHESEHDLAARLLHAIAAAGAEPVVVLAAGEARGEVPHPLPTAAALGRRAMAVVGARRQGLVANLTRWVSFDGPPSADVEARLREVEADAFAATRPGRPLGEVLADIAAAYEQHGFGADAWQAHHQGGPTGYLGRDPKATPGATDRVQSGQAFAWNPWVPGAKLEDTVIVDRSGIEVLTSDPEWPAAEVHGIPRPLTLLRA